In Toxoplasma gondii ME49 chromosome X, whole genome shotgun sequence, a single genomic region encodes these proteins:
- a CDS encoding DHHC zinc finger domain-containing protein (encoded by transcript TGME49_224290~Predicted trans-membrane domain (TMHMM2.0):75-98:208-231:255-278), with amino-acid sequence MYNLSGADGDGVSTEDTEDSEADHLSATDDEEDLERGLLFRPESVHAAPPRPVHQSKELQEEPEDAEDEEEDEEEPGLLMVTLILLVLPAVLFYPCVLPRLPEEKQVPAGWTFGLLLTGTLSTLIPVAFGDPGIIPREPCPTELPRGADRVKYITINGVSVPQKWCTTCYFYRPPRSKHCSVCNNCVRRFDHHCPWVSNCVGERNYRIFFFFLLLCVLYCLFAVAGIGVAFHTQIHSRGPFSFASVWTTVKACPHLALLFCYGVCCSIPVCHLLFFNIYLIVNNRTTNEEALQLFTKKNPYSLGCLLNVRQFLCHRVGPSYVTPAGKARTVSEKIGGLVEYCRCPSFLLPPSPRLRHSHAGKHHGASHRSL; translated from the exons ATGTACAATCTCTCCGGAGCGGACGGCGACGGGGTCTCTActgaagacacagaagacagcgaagcagatCATCTCTCGGCaacagacgacgaagaagacctgGAAAGAGGCTTGCTCTTTCGTCCGGAGTCCGTGCATGcggcgcctcctcgtcctgtTCATCAGA GCAAAGAGTTGCAGGAGGAACCTGAAGAtgccgaagacgaagaagaagacgaagaggaaccgGGGCTTCTTATGGTGACGCTCATCCTGCTGGTCCTTCCTGCAGTTCTCTTCTATCCTTGCGT ACTCCCGCGCCTgcctgaagaaaaacaagttCCTGCTGGGTGGACGTTCGGTTTGCTGCTGACAGGGACGCTCAGCACCCTGATCCCCGTCGCCTTCGGCGATCCTGGAAT CATTCCCCGCGAGCCTTGCCCCACAGAACTTCCTCGAGGAGCAGACC GTGTCAAGTACATCACAATCAACGGCGTCAGTGTCCCCCAAAAGTGGTGCA CGACATGCTACTTTTATCGACCGCCTCGGTCGAAGCATTGCTCGGTCTGCAACAACTGCGTGAGGCGCTTCGACCACCACTGCCCGTG GGTTTCAAACTGCGTCGGCGAACGGAACTACCggattttcttcttcttcctgcttttGTGTGTCCTCTactgtctcttcgctgtcgccggAATCGGCGTTGCCTTCCAC ACCCAAATTCATAGTCGGGGACCCTTCAGTTTCGCGTCTGTCTGGACGACAGTGAAAGCTTGTCCTCATCT agcaCTTCTTTTCTGCTACGGCGTCTGTTGCTCCATTCCTGTTTGTCACCTTTTGTTTTTCAACATCTATTTGATCGTCAACAACAGGACGACGAACGAGGAGGCCCTGCAACTCTTTACCAAGAAGAATCCGTACTCCCTCG GCTGTCTCCTCAACGTCCGACAATTTCTGTGCCACCGAGTTGGTCCGAG ctacGTTACGCCAGcgggaaaggcgagaacagTTTCAGAAAAAATCGGGGGCCTTGTCGAGTATTGCAGATGTCCGagttttctgcttccgccCTCGCCGAGACTACGCCACTCGCATGCCGGCAAACACCATGGCGCGTCTCACCGATCTCTCTGA